Proteins encoded by one window of Bacteroidia bacterium:
- a CDS encoding KAP family NTPase → MTEKKLREKVLVEIYKHRNDLNIDFSKFCENQGIKFESEDQQARVLHFLSDHNYIETMLYEGSDGHILSITSYGVDFAESLIYSGPGPGLGLDPGESGTKLPLISFDQAPPKKYDAIEKYHDIKDSSIEPCFNIEKLAEGFVRQIDTVCNPDSNNVCMIGIFAPWGRGKSYFFKNIKEKIEDRNQKKDSNTIHYDVVEFNAWKYQDTPAIWAYLFEVFYKHAKWYKKVCFLINRHYRQIILGSLFLLIVVFFSCIFFYKNNSNSLLEIIKIIVAIIAAPTVSTIGSLVVSYFKYSKSAVTLTRRFSKGIPFKNEMGIQAEIEKELANLLKKWVPKRRISNKKVILYVDDVDRCLETKMVSIIDSLRTVLENDNIKKRLVIICSVEEERLRMAITHKYKPLIDDDKSKQKIIVTKRLETIVTEQLDKIFLTGIALPPLGLNHQIEFLEKLAKEEGSYETEEKQKEKASRGKKITTSKEKEVQEVRALTNSEIVNQISRYMQGRYMKETESILTPRRIRIIYYRIWLANNIMSILGSTKEINDTVIKAIFDLSCTVSQENKLSEEQENVLRMVVPY, encoded by the coding sequence ATGACAGAAAAAAAGTTAAGGGAAAAGGTTTTAGTTGAGATATACAAACATAGAAACGATCTAAACATTGACTTTTCAAAATTCTGTGAGAATCAGGGCATTAAGTTTGAGAGTGAAGATCAGCAAGCTAGGGTACTACATTTTTTATCTGACCATAATTATATTGAAACGATGCTTTATGAAGGAAGTGATGGCCATATTTTAAGTATCACTTCTTATGGTGTTGACTTTGCAGAGAGCTTGATTTATAGTGGACCAGGACCAGGTCTAGGATTAGACCCAGGAGAATCTGGTACAAAACTACCACTTATCTCTTTCGATCAAGCCCCACCAAAAAAGTACGATGCAATAGAGAAGTATCACGATATTAAAGATTCAAGCATAGAACCTTGCTTTAATATTGAGAAGCTAGCTGAAGGTTTTGTTAGGCAAATTGATACTGTATGTAATCCTGACTCAAATAATGTGTGTATGATTGGAATCTTTGCCCCATGGGGCAGAGGGAAAAGCTATTTTTTCAAAAATATCAAGGAGAAAATTGAAGATAGAAATCAAAAGAAAGATTCTAATACTATTCACTATGACGTTGTTGAATTTAATGCATGGAAGTATCAGGATACACCTGCCATATGGGCTTATTTATTTGAGGTATTTTATAAACATGCAAAGTGGTACAAGAAAGTATGTTTTTTAATTAATCGTCATTATAGACAAATTATTTTAGGAAGTCTATTTTTATTAATAGTTGTTTTCTTTTCTTGTATTTTCTTCTATAAAAATAACAGTAATTCTCTGTTAGAAATTATAAAGATAATTGTTGCGATAATTGCTGCACCGACAGTCAGCACAATAGGATCATTAGTGGTTTCTTATTTTAAGTATTCCAAGTCGGCTGTTACATTAACTAGACGTTTTTCTAAGGGAATCCCTTTTAAGAACGAAATGGGGATTCAAGCAGAAATTGAAAAAGAATTGGCAAATCTGCTAAAAAAATGGGTTCCCAAAAGGAGAATTTCTAACAAGAAAGTAATCTTATATGTAGATGATGTTGACAGGTGTCTGGAAACTAAAATGGTTTCAATAATAGATTCTTTAAGAACTGTTTTAGAAAATGACAACATAAAAAAAAGGTTAGTAATTATTTGCAGTGTAGAAGAGGAAAGATTAAGAATGGCTATAACTCATAAATATAAGCCACTCATTGATGATGATAAGAGCAAACAGAAAATAATAGTGACTAAGCGGCTTGAAACAATAGTAACAGAACAACTTGATAAAATCTTCCTGACAGGTATTGCCCTTCCACCACTTGGTCTTAATCATCAGATTGAATTTCTTGAAAAACTGGCGAAAGAAGAAGGTTCGTATGAAACTGAGGAAAAGCAAAAAGAAAAAGCGAGTAGAGGTAAAAAAATAACTACTTCGAAGGAGAAGGAGGTACAAGAAGTTAGAGCTTTAACGAATTCAGAAATTGTTAATCAAATTTCAAGATACATGCAAGGAAGGTACATGAAGGAAACTGAATCAATACTTACCCCTAGAAGAATCCGTATTATTTATTATCGCATATGGCTGGCAAATAATATTATGAGCATTTTAGGCAGTACCAAAGAAATTAATGATACTGTCATAAAAGCAATTTTTGATTTATCATGCACTGTTTCACAAGAAAACAAGTTGTCCGAAGAACAGGAAAATGTATTAAGGATGGTTGTTCCTTATTGA
- a CDS encoding NAD-dependent epimerase/dehydratase family protein, whose protein sequence is MNILITGASGFVGSHLVGGFVGRGDVVDVLDLGQVAPEGVRQSFHWDGLEQVDLSVYDAVIHLAGLAHDVRGESHEEAYMKVNYGLTKRVFDQFLEASDVGRKTGTGKRSFIFFSTVKAVADRVEEEVLTEEAVPRPVGPYGESKRKAEEYIWEALEKAGAGAEAADVNVYILRPSMIHGPGNKGNLNLLYQVVRRGIPWPLGAFDNKRSFTSARNLCFLVGELAAGTIPSGVYHVADDEPVSTNRLIELICESLGKRPKIWHLSAGLIKWFARVGDVLRLPLNSLRLQKLTENYVVSNRKLKEALNLEALPYHTEEELLQTLESFKN, encoded by the coding sequence ATGAACATATTAATTACCGGAGCATCGGGGTTTGTGGGGAGTCATTTGGTGGGTGGTTTTGTGGGGAGAGGGGATGTGGTTGATGTGCTTGATTTGGGGCAGGTGGCGCCTGAGGGTGTGCGGCAGTCGTTTCATTGGGACGGGCTAGAGCAGGTGGATTTGAGTGTGTACGATGCTGTCATTCATTTGGCGGGGTTGGCGCATGATGTGCGTGGCGAATCTCATGAAGAGGCGTACATGAAGGTCAATTACGGATTGACTAAGAGGGTGTTCGACCAATTCCTGGAAGCATCAGATGTAGGTCGCAAAACTGGTACAGGGAAGCGGTCTTTTATTTTCTTCAGTACCGTGAAGGCGGTGGCGGACAGGGTAGAAGAGGAGGTGCTTACAGAGGAGGCGGTGCCTCGGCCTGTAGGGCCTTATGGCGAGTCTAAAAGGAAGGCAGAGGAGTACATCTGGGAGGCGCTGGAAAAGGCCGGGGCCGGGGCCGAGGCTGCGGATGTCAACGTATATATTCTGAGACCGAGCATGATTCACGGACCGGGCAACAAGGGGAACCTGAACCTGTTGTACCAGGTGGTGCGCAGGGGAATCCCGTGGCCATTGGGGGCTTTCGATAACAAGAGGTCGTTTACCTCGGCTCGGAATTTGTGTTTTTTGGTGGGGGAGTTGGCTGCCGGCACCATTCCGTCCGGGGTGTACCATGTGGCGGACGATGAACCTGTTTCTACCAATCGGTTGATTGAGTTGATTTGCGAGTCTTTGGGTAAGAGGCCTAAAATTTGGCATCTGAGTGCCGGGTTGATCAAGTGGTTTGCGCGTGTGGGAGATGTTTTGCGTTTGCCGTTGAATTCGTTACGGTTGCAGAAACTGACCGAGAATTATGTGGTTTCTAACCGGAAATTGAAGGAGGCTTTGAACCTGGAGGCTTTGCCATACCATACAGAAGAAGAATTGTTGCAAACTTTGGAATCGTTTAAGAATTAA